The stretch of DNA GGGGGGTGATATAACAAACAAAACGCAAAAGAAATGCACGGaaagaaattattttgcaTTCTAATTGTGTAcgcaaaataaatgcaaaaaaataaccTATTTAAACATAacaattaaatctaaaaattgtatttaatatgCTGAATAGGACTTAAAAAAGCGTAGCCAttcatgtttattttattatactcacgtctcaaaaaaaaacaaaaaacttttgttttagaCTGTCGAGATCCGGATATCTAAGTACACACATAAGTCATAGCCAAGGCATGGAAGTGATTCATTattatatgggcacttccaaaatgtcgctcgggacatttgcacacctttaaagttgaaaaaaattgtaaaacaatggattttaattttaattatgggcttttcttttcactcttcccaagctctatttttggtaaaaatcttgattttgtaccacttttagtttttaagatatcggtaaaaaactgccatattcgctcgggacaaaaatagaagtggatttcggggaagttcatacaacaccagaaattagcgaattctgatggaatatttgaatgcgattttttttagaatgttgttcaaacatgtcgctgtgaaatgcttttggtttcactcaaaaattctttgccgttttttttttatgcagtttcaaccacattcgctcgggacatgtcgctcgggacattttttccgactgttttgtaaagcggatttctttacctctatctctcaattgctggatgttttgcttttaacttaatagtttagcatgtgaatgaagcattcagtacagaaaaatgtcacatattagcattcctataggataaattaacaacagaagacaggtccaaaaaataacaaaaaaatagccaaaaactgatttttgcgtatattggtggggtttgtcataaaaataatcaaactatactccaaatttgtagttaagctcagtatccaactaattagaaactaatatcggggcaaaatcatgtggaaatatgttttattcaagtttcaaggtttttggcttggtggactttttttaggaagtgcccatatttaatttgttgatTCTGTACCacaattttttctctttgGGTTCAAAACTGAACAACTCAAGTGTTActctttttaaaacattacATCTTTCCATTAACATTTTTCTGCCGTTTTAAGAAAAcctattttaaaagtcgtaaaacGTTTACTTTACCATTTACATAGGTTCAATACCGAGgaaacaaaactttttaaagctGTTAGATATttgttaaagatattttataaaacttaaagttaaataatatgtttttaaaggtttataatttttccagCACTTTGACATGATTTAAACTTcatttatatattgtttaattttaaccattgtatatttctatatttatgtGTGTGCCTTGGTGGTGTATATTTAGGTCAGTCACCGATGAGAATTGCTAAACGTAAACAAGTCTCTAAACTTCTTAGTTTTCAACTGCCACTGCATTGGATCAACACATAAACACACACAGCTCACAGACTGTactgtttgtattttgtataccctttcCCAAAGGGGGAACCTGTGCAGAACGACAACAAACAGCACTTGAACGTGCTGGCAAACCCGGCCTTAGGAACTTCCCCCTTTCAGGAGCGGTGGTGCATCCCAAACCCCACACCACTCTGTACCTCACTTGCCAACGTAACCCACCAGCTGCGCTCAACGTAGCGAAACCCATTGCCACACTGGAAACAATCTGTAACTTTGTGTATCCGGTACTGGAAAAGTACCTTTACAAGGgataaaaaatgtttcgtACCCCATTCTCGTATAACATAAAACCAGATCTTTAAAACTATAATAGTCAAAGTTACAAGATTAAAAAGGAAGGTGacattctttaaatataatttaaagatcTGAATTTCTAACTCTTGTATGTTgaaataaaagtatacaatGCTTTTGCATTCATTtctatctttttaaaaaccattttaagattattttatttttaagaattttttttatatgtcctcaaagatttattaattaaataaataaactaggggttttgtattaatttctgtctttttaaaaaccattttgagattattttatttattatcctCAAAGATTTATCAATTAAATCCCATCATTTCTGAAAGACTTGCTTAAACTATtatgatcaaaaatatttagttctAAAGATACGCAAAACTGATTTACATCGATGGTTTTTTGTactgtaaattttaaaagattacaaTAACTTTTAGCATTACAAACATAGCTTTCTTAGCCACTTTTACCCACTTTCTTCTCTGTGCAGCTCCCAGCTGCGGGATGTTTGCCAAGTCCTCCCCTCGGCTCAGTCACTTTGGACTTTAATTGGTCCTTTGTGACTGCATTTTGTCGACGCCTTCGCTCGGCGTCTTCTTTTCGACACAATTTGACTGCTGTCCTTGCGGCCGTGGCTTCCATCAACCCCAAAGCTCAGATTCTGATAAGGCCCGATATCAGTTGCCGAACGAAACAGGCCGCTTCTGTAGCTAGCTGCctctttattgttattattattattttgggcTTTCTTCATTCGTTCCACGCAGCTTAGCCAGATTAGCTGGATGTTATTGTAGTTTACCCCCCAAAAAGAATTTATTgcccttttaattttttccacctCCTTTTTGCGTATTCCGGCGACGTTGCTTCATTTGCTGTGTGACTTGTGATTCTCCCTTCCGCTCGCTTTATTCTTTTTACTGCTAATAAGATTTTGGCCCTCCTAATGGCCTTGAGAAAAGAATGAATGGAGAAAAGCGGCCAAAAGATGAAAATGCTAGGGGTGGCGAGCTCGGTTTTAATTGAGTTCGTGCCCTATTCAAATTGGcatagaaattaatttcaattaacttTCGAGTCTTTTTCGAGAGCGTTATGTCCCCATGACAAGTTGTGGAGCATACATCTTGGGGCCCGAAGAGGGTTGGCATTTTGGGGGAATCCCCTTATTGACGGAACTTTTAAGTTCAAGTGACTTTTCAAGTGAATAACTTGTGGGAAAACTTTCTGTTCATAAGCTGTCTATTTTAAAGGCTGGCAAAGAAAATTTGCGTTTCGTATTTaacgtttttaattatttctatcAGTTCTATTGCTTCGGAACCCGGTTTTTCATATAATATAATCGTATACCTaacattttttggtttttatttatttatttatttgaattccTAGCACTATAAGTTAAACTTATATAATAATGTGCTATTATGAATCTAGTTAACTTTTCTCAACTGCtcataaaattcaaatactaaaaatcaatgggtaaacaaaatttgtatatGAGTTTGTAGTTCTCCTCGTTCAGTTGAACATACAACCATCTACAAAGGTTTTATACCAATTTACCACTAAACACAAGAACACTTCGCGCTTTTTTCCGTATTGtccttaaaaacaatttatcaaaattacaAGTTTGCAAAAGAACCAAGAAAAACGAATACTTTTTGTCTACTCACGCTGCGCTGGGAAGGAGGAAAAAGGATGCCGGAAGAGGACAAGGGCAGCTCCACCAGGGGAATCCGGCGGGCGAGGCAACTCTGCGTCGACCAAGTGCTGGGTGACCTGTGCATGGGCGACTACGAGCAGGCTCATTTCCGGATCAACGAGTGCCTGGAGGGCTTACAAGACCACGACGAGATCATGGCTCTGCTGGAGTTGAAGAACATCGTGGTGCGACTGCGCCTGAAGGGCGAGGATCAGCGGAGAATAGGACCCACCCGAAAATCGGACGCCCTGCCCCATGGATTCACCCTCGAGATGCTGGACGTGGTGCAGAAGGTGCTGCGTTGCCGCAACCACTACGAGGTGCTGCGCGTCTCGCACCACGCCACCTACTCGGAGGTGAAAAGGGCCTACCATAAGCTGGCTCTGCGCCTGCATCCGGACAAGAACCGGTCGCCGGGAGCGGAGCAGGCCTTCCGGCGGATCAGCGAGGCGGCCGACTGCCTCACGGATTGCCAGAAGCGGATCGAGTATAATATATCGACGGCAGTGGGCTACTGCAATCGTGAGGAGTACGAGGATTATCTGGGAAGCCATGAGGAAGATCAGATCGCCGCAAGTAGAAAACCCTATCAGGCGGCCAACCAGCGGATGCCCCAGCGCCAGTCACTCTATCAAACCGAGCAACTCGTCATCGGCATGGTGGCTGCCCTGATTTTCCTCTTCGTCACCATGCACTATATAGCAGCTCCGCCTGCTTACAGCTTTACGCCAACCAGGTGAGTTCTACGACCACTCGGGTGCTGCTGAGGTTACCAACTCAATCTTCTTCAGAACCCACAGCATTCGTCGCGTCAGTCAGACGAATCAAATAGCCTACTTTATGAGCCCCAAGAGCCTGGAGAAATACTCCGAGCAGCAGTTGGCCAAGCTGGAAATAGAAATCGAAGAGGTATACATCTCGGATCTCAAGCAGAAGTGCAAGCAAGAGCGAAGTTTGCGTGAGTTTGGCCAGCAATGAATTCGTCTAACGAATACCGGGGATCTAAAATGACTCTTCCTTTTAGGGGAAACATTGCTTTTGAGGGCCCGGCAGGGAAATAACCAGAAGCTGCTACAACATGTCAGCCAGATGCCCACTCCGGCCTGCCAGGCGCTACTCGAACTGGGCAAGTCTGGACACAATCCACTGCAGCTGGAGAATCGTTCGCCAGGAGAGCcacataaatagttttttattgCTATAATTTAGGATTAGTTTATtggggaaataaataaatattttgtaaaattgtacaaggtagtttaatatttaaaatatctttaggtctttttatacaattttgttgtgttataAATACCGTTCAAAATTCAgaagaaatgttttaaatcggttgattcattaaaaagttatgaaaaaaattaaaactgcgCTAGATAAAGCCATTGGAAATTGAAACAGCCGCTAGATGGCGCgagcttacattttttttaaaagaataataAGTTGATATAAGGTTTCATGGGTTCCCACATTTATTTGATtccctttttaattatttatgcaCATAAATATTGCTCATCTCATAACTTATTGCATAAACCTGATTTTATACCTGACTAAATCGAAAGCCCATTCAATATTTACGACCTTTTCCTTACATCACCTAGTTATCCATGCAAAAATGGTTCCCAAGACTCCCATTTTCGGTGCCAAGCCTCTGCCTCTCTTACTTAACCCACTTTAGCCGAAATTTTGTGTGCCACcaggcccaaaaaaaaaacccgacTTCGACATCACAAATTGCACATGTATTAAACATGCAACAACAAtaagttttgcactagttttTTCCTGATTTTTGTGCCGTTtgctatttttgtatttggccAAAGTCAGTGAATCGTTTAATGGAGAAAACGAAATACCACAGCGGACTGGAAATAAAACGCAGGCCAAAGTAGTGCCCTGCCCAACccgaaaataaggaaaatacgaaaataaaataaagcaattgCCCCAGAAATTCAAGCGAATAAATGCCTCGAACGAAGCCAGCGCTTCCGCAAAACGAAAAGCTAACGAACTTGCCACGGAACTCGAACGGATTGGATGGCTggctggatggatggatggacgAATGGCATACTCTGAATACCAACGAGTACCAGTTACCAAAGCAAACATTCTGAGGCACGCAAAAGGCGGTGAGGCAGCAACCGAGACGCATTAAAGGAGCTGGGTTGAGTTGGGTTGGGCAACCTCCTGCCGCCAGCAGCTCGGTTGGACGGAAGTGACGCTTCCACTGTGCCACTGCACCTGTCCTCCTGCCTCCTGCATCCCCCATCCCTCACCCTCGTCAACCTGCCACTCCGAACGGCGACGCGACTCTGCCACCTGTCCAATTGCATTCAGTCAGCTGCGACGGGACAAGCAAATGCAACAATTCCCCTATACCTGAATATGCAGATGCATCCCATGTACATTTACACCGGCTACCTTTAGGATTCAAAGGGTATTCAGTATTTGCATAGGCTGCAGGTCTATAATGGTATCCTACGATGATTTAACCATCAATTTCTCGTATATTTTACTTGGGAATACCgttattatttacttttatttctttgaaatatttttaaaaataaaatattttacatattcgACTTGAAATAGGTTCATTTATAccttatttaatatcaaataagccgatatgatatgatttatgattcaaacatatcaacttgattttttattttttcataaaagttataaaaatactgttttaacaaatatgtttttgaacaaatattgtGAAATAATGTAAACATAATCTtgattcatatcaaaatgatattaacaacttgatctttaaaaaatataaaattaacctgcacatatcaatctgatcttttgtcaattttgtTTCTGTGTAGATGATAAAGTTTTAATAATTAGGATAATCGGTTAGAATAACAACCAATAGGATTAATAGTAAGCGACTAATTTTGTATTCACATATCAGTTTATAAAAGAATTCAATTGAAGAGTAGAACTGGATTGAAAAGGTATCTAAAAGTCGTTAGAGTCGAAACCAACGTTTCCACTTGTATTCTCTAGAGTTGGGGTTACATTTCTAAGTGCAACTTGTCTGCGAGTtagtttgctgttgttgctcttgttctCGTTCAGGTTGCTttggctgttgctgttgcaagtTGCAACCTTTGTTGCTGTTTCTATGCCAAATCGTGGATGATGCCTGCCACCGTTGATGAtgtggatgatgatgatgacgatggtTGCCCGTTGAAGGgttctttttgctttttgtttcacTTATTCATTATTTATGCTCCACAAAGTTTGTTGAATTGCCAACCCCCCACTCGTCCACTCGATGTGGCTGTTGCCACCAACTGTCGCCAGTTGTCGAGTGCCGGAGTCTGGCCCTTGcccttcgtccttcgtccttagTCCTGCTGGAGTGCCTTATCGGAATGTATTTTTCAGCATGTGTGCTTGGCGGCAAAAAGGGTCTgactgaaataataatattgtgatAATGTTGGCCATAACACGGGACTCTAGGTCCCTGGCTTAAAgcagaagataaaaaatttaaatctggCTTTATTGGAGAGAGTAAAGGAAGTATATCGAAAATGTATGTAAATGTAGGGATTTTAGTTGAATAAAGTCTAAAAAGAATCCAAAAACACATGATAGAAAAATTCACTCTCCTATTCAAGAAtttcaattattaaattttatatatgtcATTTTATACATTCAGTTCTTTTCCAAAAAATCGACAAATAACGTATTTATATTCCATGAATGAATGAACTTACACaaacttttgtattttctgggGCATGGTAGACCTTCATCATTACAATACATTAAATCCCAATTGTTTTTCGGTTTCTCTTTTCATTTGTCCATCGCCAGGACTTATGAAAATCGTCGCCCATCCTGGGTTCCTTTATAATCCCAGCCATCTGTTTGGAAGGAAAAATGAACCTTTAATGTGGAGCATGCTTTACGAGTTTTCTTGGGCATTTCCACAAAGTGGATTCTAATGATTCTAAGTCGGTGCGAACAAGAAATTCAAGAGCACGAAAAACCTTTCTATTCCTCAAATAAAGAAAGTATTTTTTTCCGCCACGATGCGGACCTAAAAACTGGCTTTGAGACCATTTGTCTTGACTCCGTCCAGCCAACGACGATAATCGAAATTGGCAATCAATTTTGCGGTGCTCAACAATGACAGCGGAGAGAAAGGAAGGTGGTTTGCGTGCTCCTTGAAATGGAACGGCTTAGAATACATATAAATTATCCTACAAATTTAATGGTTGGAATTTATcatgaaaattaacatttgacTTTAACATTCTCACTTAActatattcaaaatataattattttaaattttattttataaaatggttataatttttaaacgttttttttttgcgcctttttttttaatattttttataaataaggaaaacaattttttgttggtttagtaattttttcttaaagattcTATAAGTGTAAAAATAACGAAGATTTGACCTTAACCATCTTTAGATCTTAAAAGGTTGGAAGTTGGAAtttattatgaaaattaacatttgatTTTAACATTCTTATGAATGACCTCGGCATGACCTCGAATTAGCTAAAAACTTctctataacaaaaaaaaaaaggtcgcATCCTTGGATTCTTACTTACTATTACTAACTAACTATTACTaactattttcaaaatataattatattacattttattttataaaatggttataatttttagactTTTGAAGAAGATTTGACCTTAACCTCTTCAGATCTTAAAGGGAAAAAAATGCAGTCAAAAATGTAGCTTCGAGAAAAACCCCCAATCATTAAACAAACTCACTAAGCATTCCCATTTCTCCTTCATCTCTCCCAGCTGAAATCGACGAGCTAATCGAGAAGCTGAAGACGACCAGCGTCAGTCCGGCGAACACGACGAACCTGCTCTGCGAGATCTCGGCCACGAAGGATCCCAAGCTGTTCGACAAGCACGAGCTGGCGGACTGCTTCCTGGGGCTCACCAAGTGCGACGACACGAATGTGCGCAAGGAGGCGGCCAAGTGCATTGCGGAGATCACCAAGTCGGAAGTGCAGCGCAAGAAGTTCACCAAGCGGGACATCATAGCCGCCTTCCTCGAGTGTCTGCGTCATGTTCCCACGCCCGATGGCAGCATGGAGCTGCCCATACAGATATGCCGGGCTCTCGGGAACATTTGCTACTTGAACGACGAGGCCAGGGACCTCATACTGGAGCTCGAGGGCGATGCTGTGCTGCTGCGTCTGCTGGACATCACCGCCATCGAGGACGTGGCCAATGCGGCGCAGTTCATCAAGGTGCGCGGAGGCCTGCTGTCCAACTATCTGCTCGGCGGCGAGGGTCTTGCCAAGCGGGCAATGGAGCTGGGCGTGATGAAGAAGCTGCAGGTCATCATCGATGCGGGTGCAGCGAATGTGGAGCAGCACGAGGATCTGCTGCTCAACACACTCCCACTGCTCAGCATTCTCACCGAGAACGTGGCGGATCTGAACTTTGATTCCGCACTGAATATCCAACTGTCGCGCATCCTGGCCGCCTCCACGAATCCCGATCTGGCCGAGATGTGCCTGGAGCTGCTGCACTACCAGGCGGAGAGCGACGAGGTCAAGCTGATACTGGCCAAGGACGGTCTGTGCGAGACCATCTACAACCTGCTGGAGAAGTACAAGACTCTGGCCAGCACAAGTGAGGCCAGGGCGCTGATGAAACTCGCCTGCGAGCTCATCGTTTTGATCCTCACTGGTGGTGAGTTCACCTTTCTATATAgaatttttagaatattttaccATGTGAGAAAAGttgttgacatgtgtgtcaaatacaaaagtgtaaaatgtgaaaaataattgctaacacacacagccgacttgtgttttttacacaatgtgttattaacacgaagtattttttacacactaagtttttaacacaaatgaaaattacatttttttaacattaacgaatcaaatggaaaatgaTGAATCAATATTGGGCCAGGATATCTTAATTGTTATTCTTAACCGTTTCAAAGCAAGTATGCATTTTTTCAACTACAGAAAACCGTGCATTTTTCAGTTCAACATATATTTCTGACGTTTTAATGTCAAAagctcattgtgttaaaaacacgttgtgtaaaaaacacgtcgtgtaaataacacaattaaactgtgtgtgttatttatgtttctagcATATGTAAGCTAccattttttacacacatgtcaataactttttttgaacttaacactttgacatgttaataacacaagttatttacagtgtgtgttattttccgaaccctgctaTCTATATAGATTTATCTACAAAGAAAACAAGTGattaatttatgatttttccaGATGAATCAATGCACTATTTGTACACCACCCCGCTGCTGAAGAACATGGTCGACTGGCTGGACTCGTCGGACATCGATCTGCTAACCACGGGCGTGCTGGCCCTGGGCAACTTTGCGCGCACCGACAGCCACTGCATCTACTTTGTGGAGCAGCAGACCATGAACAAGCTGCTCGAGGTGTTGGCCAAAAACAATGGAGTCAAGGACGATGTGCGTCTGCAGCATGCGCTTCTCTCCGCGTTGCGTAACCTCGTTATACCGAAACCGAACAAAAACGCAGTGATCCAGGCGGGCCTGGTGCAGACCATCTTGCCGATGTTGGAGATCCATCAGCCACCAGTCGTCTTCAAGCTGCTCGGAACGCTTCGCATGACCGTCGACGGGCAGGGTGAGTATAGAAATAGCAAAAACCTCACGCGAGTCGCATCTCTAGCAACATctggtcgttttttttttttcagagaaACTCGCCTTGGAGCTTCTGAAGAACAAGACGCTAATCGAGCAGCTGGTGCACTGGAGCAAATCGTCGGACTATGCGGGCGTCACCGGGGAGTCGCTGCGCCTGATGGCCTGGCTAATTAAGCACGCCTACCTCAGCAAGATCGCCTACGCCCTGCCGCGCAAGGGCGATGCACCCGCCGAACAGATCGCCGACCGGATTCCGCTCACCCAGGACTACGATCGCAGCAGCCTGAGCGAATTCCTTGCCAACGAGGGCACCGTGGAGGCCATGGTCAGCATGCTGACTGCCCAGCATCTGGTGATGCAGAACGAGGCGCTGATTGCCCTGTGCATCCTGTCCGTGGTCTACCTGTCGCAGGCCAACGAGGCGGCGCAGGCCAAGCGGCTGCAGGACGAGCTGGTCAAGTGCGAGGTGGGCAAGAAGCTGGCCGAGCTTATCAGCAAGTCGTCGGACACGATGACCAAGGAGATTGTCGAGAACCTGCAGAACTGCGTCAACCTGCTCAAGTCTTCCGAACAACTAGTGGCGCATCTGGAGCAGCACAACATCAACGAGCTGCTCAAGTCTATACCCATTCTCACCGAGTACTGCACCTTGTAAGGGAgcaggggggcgtggcattgcATTTATCCCAGCACCGCAGGTTGCCTCACAGTAGGATGGGTCGATTAGTGTGGTTgcgaaagaagaaaaaacataaataccTTAGGGGCGAACAATTATCTTTGGGCAATGCTTTGCTATATTCCTCGAAAAGCAAGAAGGCTTTATTTTATCAaccaaaagaaagaaacaATAGGATTAGAGCCAGAATTCAAACTTTCCAtttttagaacaatttttattgaattgtgAAAACCTATTAACTCTGTACTATCCAAAATTAGCCAAAGATAACTTTTTGCTCCTATTATTCCATGTTTTTTAAGGGTCAACCCACCCCTACCCACATACACTCACACTCGAAACCCGAGGAAATAGTAGTTTTCACCCTAGAGCAACGATTCAGATGTAGACTTGACCGTAGTTTGGTAAGACGAAAGTGCAGATGCAGATCTTAAGCACACTTTAACACGCGAACACGAGAAGAGCGgaataatgtattttttagaCGCAAGCGTATTTTGACTGCATTTATGAGGAGGAGGATCCAGTAGAGACGGGGGGAGAAACACAGAtcgtataaatatttataatatacataACGCATacgtataaatataatataatattgatAATTTAGCATATTAATCTTTTCTGTTACATGATTTTTAAGAgcacaataacaacaaatcgTGGTGATATcgcta from Drosophila takahashii strain IR98-3 E-12201 chromosome 2R, DtakHiC1v2, whole genome shotgun sequence encodes:
- the LOC108060389 gene encoding dnaJ homolog subfamily B member 12, translating into MPEEDKGSSTRGIRRARQLCVDQVLGDLCMGDYEQAHFRINECLEGLQDHDEIMALLELKNIVVRLRLKGEDQRRIGPTRKSDALPHGFTLEMLDVVQKVLRCRNHYEVLRVSHHATYSEVKRAYHKLALRLHPDKNRSPGAEQAFRRISEAADCLTDCQKRIEYNISTAVGYCNREEYEDYLGSHEEDQIAASRKPYQAANQRMPQRQSLYQTEQLVIGMVAALIFLFVTMHYIAAPPAYSFTPTRTHSIRRVSQTNQIAYFMSPKSLEKYSEQQLAKLEIEIEEVYISDLKQKCKQERSLRETLLLRARQGNNQKLLQHVSQMPTPACQALLELGKSGHNPLQLENRSPGEPHK
- the vimar gene encoding GTPase-GDP dissociation stimulator vimar, producing the protein MATEIDELIEKLKTTSVSPANTTNLLCEISATKDPKLFDKHELADCFLGLTKCDDTNVRKEAAKCIAEITKSEVQRKKFTKRDIIAAFLECLRHVPTPDGSMELPIQICRALGNICYLNDEARDLILELEGDAVLLRLLDITAIEDVANAAQFIKVRGGLLSNYLLGGEGLAKRAMELGVMKKLQVIIDAGAANVEQHEDLLLNTLPLLSILTENVADLNFDSALNIQLSRILAASTNPDLAEMCLELLHYQAESDEVKLILAKDGLCETIYNLLEKYKTLASTSEARALMKLACELIVLILTGDESMHYLYTTPLLKNMVDWLDSSDIDLLTTGVLALGNFARTDSHCIYFVEQQTMNKLLEVLAKNNGVKDDVRLQHALLSALRNLVIPKPNKNAVIQAGLVQTILPMLEIHQPPVVFKLLGTLRMTVDGQEKLALELLKNKTLIEQLVHWSKSSDYAGVTGESLRLMAWLIKHAYLSKIAYALPRKGDAPAEQIADRIPLTQDYDRSSLSEFLANEGTVEAMVSMLTAQHLVMQNEALIALCILSVVYLSQANEAAQAKRLQDELVKCEVGKKLAELISKSSDTMTKEIVENLQNCVNLLKSSEQLVAHLEQHNINELLKSIPILTEYCTL